GCATCTCTTGAACACGAGCCGTCATCTCTTGCTCCTTGGCAACAGCCATAGCTCTTCGTTCTTCCGCCTTAGCTTGGGCAATATTTTTATCTGCTTCAGCTTGATCTATTTGCAACTCTGCCCCAATATTTTTACCGATATCAATATCGGCAATATCAATCGACAAGATTTCAAATGCCGTTCCTGAATCTAGACCTTTCGCTAACACTGTTTGAGAAATTAAATCTGGGTTTTCTAAAACTTTTTTATGATTACCTGAAGAACCAATTGTACTTACAATCCCTTCACCTACACGGGCTATAACTGTATCTTCTCCAGCACCACCGACTAAGCGATCAATGTTTGCACGCACTGTAATACGTGCTTTCGCTTTTACCTCTATTCCATCCATTGCAACACCCGCAATAAATGGTGTTTCAATTACTTTAGGGTTAACACTCATTTGAACTGCTTCTAATACGTCACGACCAGCTAAATCTATCGCAGCACAACGTTCAAATGACAGCTCTATATTCGCACGCTGTGCGGCAATAAGAGCGTTCACAACTCTATCTACGTTACCTCCTGCTAAATAGTGGCTCTCCAATTGATTTGTACTAACATTTAAGCCAGCTTTTACTGCTTTAATTAACGGATTGATGACCCTTGACGGAATAACTCGACGTAACCTCATTCCGATTAAAGTGAAAATACTTACTCTTACACCTGCAGCTAGAGCAGATATCCAGAGCATAATTGGAACAAACGTAAATAATACGGCTAAAACAATTATGACAAGTGCTACAGCTAACAATACTAAAATAGTTCCAGTGTCGAATTGCATAAACATATTCCTCCTTGATATATTATAGTTCTTATTACTTTCTACAACATTTTATAATTGCATTCTATACTATTTCTCTAACTACAATACGAGCTCCTTCTGTTTTAATCACTTTAATTTTTTTATTATTATCGATATAACCACCTTCAGTGACAACATCTAGGCGTTCATTATCGATCACAACAGTTCCAGATGGACGAAGTGCAGTAGTTGTATAACCTTCTTTTCCAATCAAATCATTTCTATTCCTATTCGTTATATAGCCTTCTTCACTATTTGTAGAATCCCTTAGAATTATTCTGTTAAAAATACGTATTTTTTTGCCAAACACTTTAAATAATAGAATTGAGGCTAATATTGTAACAAAAATAGCAATTAGTAACGATACCGCCATGTGACCGACATCGTCTGTCGCTAAAAATAAGCTAGTAAGAATTGACCCAAAGCCAATCATCCCTAATATTCCCCCCGGGACAAAAAATTCTAAAATAATGAGCACAACGCCAGCAAAAAAGAAGATAATAGCTTCCATTCCTGCAAGGCCTGCTACAAAATGGCCGTAGAAGAACAATAATAGACTCGACGCCCCCATTAAGCCTGGCACACCAAATCCTGGTGAGTATAACTCAACCAATAAGCCTATGCTGCCGATTGATAATAAAATGGGTACAACAACCGGGTTTGTAATAAATCTCGCGATATTTTCTGCCAAACTCACTTTTGTTTCCACAATCTCTGGATTGTCAAAACCGAGTAATTGCGTTAGCTCTGAGCGATTATTTACGATACCTTCAGCATACTTCACTTCATAGGCTTGATCAGCTGTTAAAGTTAACAGCTTTCCTTTCTCTGCATTATACTCTGGAAGATCAACCTCTTTATCAGCCATAGCGATCGCGTATATAGGGTCACGACCGTTCAAAGCCGCAGCTCCTTCCATCGATGTATTCCATGATGATTGAGCCTTTTCGTCTGCTGCATTACCATCACTTGTTATGACCGCTGCAGCCCCCATAGAGGCAGTTGGTCTCATATAAATTTCATCTGCATTTAATGCAATATATGCACCTGCTGATAGAGCATGAATATTAATATATGCCACAATCGGAACATCTGTAGAGCTAATTCGCTTTCCAATTTCTCCAGCAGCAGCCACCGCTCCACCAGGGGTATTTATTTCTAGTATGATTAAATCTGCTCCAGCTTCCTCTGCTTCAGAAATTGAACGATCAATGAACGCATATAAACCTTTCTCTACAGTGTCTTCCAAAGGAATGACATAGACCAGTTCCCCACTAGTGGAGCCTTTCATAGGGATAAAAGATAGTATAACTGCTGTAAATAACATCATAACAAAGAATTGTAAACGTATTCTTCTCATTTTATAGACCCTCCTTTCTAATTTTAGAAATTGCCTATGTATCCTTATACGTTTACAATTTAAAAAAGTTTCAGTAACAGAAAAGAATTTAAAAAACAGCACCTATCATTGGGTGCTGTTTTATTAAGAAAGAAATTGTTGTACAACTTTATTCACGAGAGAACCATCGGCCTTACCTTTGACCTTTGGCATCAACGCTCCCATTACTTTACCCATGTCAGCTTTGGAAGAAGCATTCACTGCAGCAATGGTTTCTTTCACTATTTCTTTAATTTCATCTTCTGAAAGTTGCTTTGGCATATAAATTTCTAATAATGAAATTTCATCTTTCAGTTTATCTACCAGGTCTGAACGACCAGCTTTTTCAAATTCTTGGAGGGAGTCTTTACGTTGTTTTAATTCGCGAGAAAGTACAGTTAACTCCTCGTCTTCAGATAGTTGGCTACTGCCTATTTTAATGGCTTCATTTTGAAGTGAAGACTTAACCATCCTAATGACGGAAAGTTTTTCTTTTTCTTTATTTTTCATCGCTTGCTTCATATCAGTATTTAAACGTTCAAGAAGACCCATAACTACACCCTCTTTTAGAATTTACGCTTTCTAGCGGCTTCAGACTTCTTCTTACGTTTTACGCTTGGCTTTTCATAGAATTCACGCTTTCTAGCTTCCTGTAACGTACCTGTTTTAGAAACCGAACGTTTGAAACGACGAAGAGCATCTTCAAGCGATTCGTTTTTACGAACGACAGTTTTTGACATTCTATTTCCCTCCCTCCGAAAACAACCACTCACAATCTAAACAACATGTAATTAAACATGTACTTTGCAATTATAGTATAATCGGTATTAAAGGTCAACCAAAATTGGTGTCATGTAATGTTACCCTTGTCCATACAATGTGATAGGAGAGGTGATTTACATGGCAATGGCAAAAATCATTTCATTATTTGCTGTTTATTTATCAATATTTCTATTTGGAATGACCGTGATGCGGATAGGTTTATTTAATATTTCACACGAAAAGATGAAACATGTTATCAAAAGACTTACAATAAATCCGTTTAGCGGTTTTCTAGTCGGGATTGTTGTTACTGCATTATTGCAAAGTAGTTCTGCAGTTATGATTATAACAATCGGCTTAGTAGCAACAGGCTACATAAACTTTAAACAGTCTATTGGAATAATCCTAGGAACAAATATCGGAACAACATTTACTACAGAATTCATAACCATTGATTTAGAAGCAGCAATTTTGCCACTCATTATCATAGGATTTTTGTTTTTATTTACAAACAATATTAAGCTTTTTAGTACAGGAGCCATCGCATTTGGATTAGGCTGCTTATTCGTCGCAATGAATGGCTTTGAGCAATTAGCAGAACCCCTATCGCTCATACCTTCTGTGCAGTCTTTTTTAGAGATTACAAATAAAAGTGGTATTTTTGGCGTAGGTTTAGGAACGTTTTTGACAGCAATTATACAATCTAGTACTGCGACAACAGGAATTGTTATGGGCTTTATGAATGAAAATGTCTTAAGTTTACAGGCCGGAATCGCCATTATTTTAGGGTCAAATATCGGAACATGTATAACTGCATTCTTAGCTAGTATCGGTGCTAGTCATGAGGCAAAATTAACTGCGTATGCACATATTTGGTTAAATGTATTAGGTGTAGCCATTTTCTACCCTTTTATAAAAAGCCTAGGTACAATAGCTGAACTCCTCACCACTATTCCTGATGTTCAGTTAGCTCATGTTAGCGTTATTTTTAATGTTATTTGCTCTCTTATCGCCCTGCCACTTACTGGCCTAATTGCTTCATTTATTATTCGAATCCATAGCACAAAAAAAATAGCTTAACTAAAGTTTACTTTTATTGTAGTTTGTTACCATCATATGGCATAGATATAACTGAATACGCAATCAAGCTACATAATGAGCAAAATCGTGCACACTTGAACAGCGTCATCAAAGGTTAAGTTAATGACCATAAAGTCATATTATGATGACGCTGTGTTAGCCCATTAAAAAAGCTCCATTCACATTGTTTGTTGTTTTTCGTAGGCTGCAACGATAGTTTCTTGGCATCTATGCTGTTTTTAAAATGCTGATTAATTAATTCACAACATTAATGATAGAATGGGCCTAAACAAAAAAAGTCCAGCGTAATCTGGACTTTTAAGACGAAAGCTTAATATTGTTAATAACATTGTCATCTTCAATTACTTTAACGAATTGGCCTTCATTATAAGGATAACCGGCTTTTGTAATTTTTACTTTGACTATTTTGCCAATCATTTCATCATTTGCAGGCAAGATTACTTTTAAATAATTATCTGTATAGCCCACATATAATTCACCACTAGGATCATCCTTTAACCGCTCTTCAGGAATAACCTCAAGTACTTCTCCTTCAAAATCAGAAGCATACTCTTTTGCCAATTGATCTGATAACGCTATTAATTGATGGACTCTGTCATTTTTTATTTGTTCGTTTACTTGGTCTTCCATACGAGCTGCTGGTGTTCCAGTTCGCTTAGAATATGGAAACACATGAAGTTCTGAGAAACGATGTTCTTTAACAAAATTATATGTCTCCATAAATTCTTCAGATGTTTCTCCTGGGAATCCTACAATCACATCTGATGTAATTGCAAGACCTGGAAGGGCTTCTTTAAGTTTTGTCAACCTTTCCCCAAAATGCTCCATCGTATATTTTCTACGCATACGTTTTAAGACAGTATCAGAACCTGATTGTAATGGAACGTGCAGGTGACGAACTATTTTATCTGATTTATTTAGGACATCTATCACTTCATCCGTAATTTGGCTTGCTTCAATCGACGATATACGAATACGCTTTAAGCCTATTACTTGTTCATCAAGCTCACGTAAAAGCATTGCCAAATTATAATCTTTCATATCTTCGCCATATCCACCCGTATGAATACCTGTTAATACAATCTCTTTATATCCAGCATCAACGAGCTGCTGTGCCTGTTTAATTACTTCCTGTGGATCTCGTGAACGCATGAGTCCACGTGCCCAAGGAATGATACAAAATGTACAAAAATTATTGCAACCTTCTTGTATTTTTAAAGATGCTCTAGTCCGATCTGTAAATGTTGGAACTTCGAGCTCTTCATAAGTACGGGCTTTCATAATGTTTCCAACACCATTAATTGGTTGACGTTCCGCTTGATATTGCTCAATATAATCCAGCATTTTTATACGATCCTGTGTCCCGACAACAATATCGACTCCAGGAATAGCCATTACTTCTGCTGGAGAGGTTTGCGCATAACAACCCGTTACACAAATGACCGCATCTGGATTTCTTCTAACAGCACGACGAATCACCTGTCTGCTTTTTTTATCACCTGTATTTGTTACAGTACAAGTATTTATTACATAAACATCAGCAGTTTGATCGTATTCAATACGTTCATAGCCTGCTTCTTTAAATAATTGCCAAATAGCTTCTGTTTCATAATGGTTAACTTTACAACCAAGAGTGTGAAACGCAACTGAAGGCATCTTCATCACCTCGATAGTTCAAAATGATAAGAAACAGCAGATAATAAATATATCGGCGCTGTTTCTGTCCGTAA
This sequence is a window from Bacillus sp. SM2101. Protein-coding genes within it:
- the rpsU gene encoding 30S ribosomal protein S21, whose translation is MSKTVVRKNESLEDALRRFKRSVSKTGTLQEARKREFYEKPSVKRKKKSEAARKRKF
- a CDS encoding Na/Pi symporter — translated: MAMAKIISLFAVYLSIFLFGMTVMRIGLFNISHEKMKHVIKRLTINPFSGFLVGIVVTALLQSSSAVMIITIGLVATGYINFKQSIGIILGTNIGTTFTTEFITIDLEAAILPLIIIGFLFLFTNNIKLFSTGAIAFGLGCLFVAMNGFEQLAEPLSLIPSVQSFLEITNKSGIFGVGLGTFLTAIIQSSTATTGIVMGFMNENVLSLQAGIAIILGSNIGTCITAFLASIGASHEAKLTAYAHIWLNVLGVAIFYPFIKSLGTIAELLTTIPDVQLAHVSVIFNVICSLIALPLTGLIASFIIRIHSTKKIA
- a CDS encoding GatB/YqeY domain-containing protein; protein product: MGLLERLNTDMKQAMKNKEKEKLSVIRMVKSSLQNEAIKIGSSQLSEDEELTVLSRELKQRKDSLQEFEKAGRSDLVDKLKDEISLLEIYMPKQLSEDEIKEIVKETIAAVNASSKADMGKVMGALMPKVKGKADGSLVNKVVQQFLS
- the mtaB gene encoding tRNA (N(6)-L-threonylcarbamoyladenosine(37)-C(2))-methylthiotransferase MtaB, which gives rise to MPSVAFHTLGCKVNHYETEAIWQLFKEAGYERIEYDQTADVYVINTCTVTNTGDKKSRQVIRRAVRRNPDAVICVTGCYAQTSPAEVMAIPGVDIVVGTQDRIKMLDYIEQYQAERQPINGVGNIMKARTYEELEVPTFTDRTRASLKIQEGCNNFCTFCIIPWARGLMRSRDPQEVIKQAQQLVDAGYKEIVLTGIHTGGYGEDMKDYNLAMLLRELDEQVIGLKRIRISSIEASQITDEVIDVLNKSDKIVRHLHVPLQSGSDTVLKRMRRKYTMEHFGERLTKLKEALPGLAITSDVIVGFPGETSEEFMETYNFVKEHRFSELHVFPYSKRTGTPAARMEDQVNEQIKNDRVHQLIALSDQLAKEYASDFEGEVLEVIPEERLKDDPSGELYVGYTDNYLKVILPANDEMIGKIVKVKITKAGYPYNEGQFVKVIEDDNVINNIKLSS
- a CDS encoding nodulation protein NfeD, which encodes MRRIRLQFFVMMLFTAVILSFIPMKGSTSGELVYVIPLEDTVEKGLYAFIDRSISEAEEAGADLIILEINTPGGAVAAAGEIGKRISSTDVPIVAYINIHALSAGAYIALNADEIYMRPTASMGAAAVITSDGNAADEKAQSSWNTSMEGAAALNGRDPIYAIAMADKEVDLPEYNAEKGKLLTLTADQAYEVKYAEGIVNNRSELTQLLGFDNPEIVETKVSLAENIARFITNPVVVPILLSIGSIGLLVELYSPGFGVPGLMGASSLLLFFYGHFVAGLAGMEAIIFFFAGVVLIILEFFVPGGILGMIGFGSILTSLFLATDDVGHMAVSLLIAIFVTILASILLFKVFGKKIRIFNRIILRDSTNSEEGYITNRNRNDLIGKEGYTTTALRPSGTVVIDNERLDVVTEGGYIDNNKKIKVIKTEGARIVVREIV
- the floA gene encoding flotillin-like protein FloA (flotillin-like protein involved in membrane lipid rafts) → MQFDTGTILVLLAVALVIIVLAVLFTFVPIMLWISALAAGVRVSIFTLIGMRLRRVIPSRVINPLIKAVKAGLNVSTNQLESHYLAGGNVDRVVNALIAAQRANIELSFERCAAIDLAGRDVLEAVQMSVNPKVIETPFIAGVAMDGIEVKAKARITVRANIDRLVGGAGEDTVIARVGEGIVSTIGSSGNHKKVLENPDLISQTVLAKGLDSGTAFEILSIDIADIDIGKNIGAELQIDQAEADKNIAQAKAEERRAMAVAKEQEMTARVQEMQAKVVEAEAEVPLAMADALRTGKLGVMDYMSLKNIDADTNMRDSIGKLTDDQDEDEQS